The Stigmatella ashevillena genomic sequence TCCTGAAGCGGCTGAGGGAGACGGGGCGGACGGAGGATCCCCGGCTGGAGGCGGAGCTGGCCGGGGCGTTGCTGGCCGGGGCCGCCCAGGAGCTGGATCGCGCCGCGGCGAAGGCCGGGGCCGTGCACCCCTCCCTGCTGAACCTGGTGGCCACCAACGGCCACGTGCTGCTGGCCACGCGCTGGGGCGAGGCACCGCTCTACTACACGCGGCTGGAGGGCACGGAGCACTGCGAGGTCTGCGGCCTGGGGCCCTCCACTCCGGAAACGCAACCAGGGGTGGGGGCCCACCGCCGCCGCCGCGCGGTGGTGGTGGCCAGCCAGGTGAAGCGCACGGCGGGCTGGGTGGAGCTGCCCCAGGGGACAACGCTCGCGGTGAGCGGGGACCTTCAGGTGCGACACCTGCCAGCGCCCTGAAGGCCCCGGAGAGACTTTCCTCCGGGCTACGGCAGCAAGGCGGGAGGCTCTCCGTCGAGCACGCAGAGGTTGGTGGTCTCGTCGCACAGCGTGGGGAAGGCCGGATCGATGGAGAGGCTGGGCCGAGGCAAGGCGCAGATGGCCGGGTCTCTGACCACCACGTTCTGCCCATCGCGCACCTCGGTGCGCTCGCACTTGAGGGCGGGGAACAGGCCCACCGCCACGTAGGTGGCCGTGCAGTCATCCTCCGAGTAGGTGAGGTCGGCGATCCACTGGGTGCCGGGGATGGCGGCGGAGCCCTGCACGCGCACGTTGCTCCACTGGTAGCGCACGTCCACGGGGGTGCCGGGGGTCCGCGCCACGAGCTGCCGGGCCTCGGAGAGGGTGGGTACCTCGCAGACCTCGTCCTTGCTGGGGTACTCCGTGGTGAAGTTGCCCGTGGACGTGAGGGAGTGGGCCGGATCCTTGCCCTCGTTGGCGGCGAAGGGGCCGGGTTTGAACACCAGCGAGGGCGGCTCGCCCGAGCCGGGGGTCCGGAAGATCTGCGCGCCCAGCTTCTCGGCACGCTTGGCGGCGCAGGTGCCGGCGCCGCTGACGAGGGTGTAGCGCACGGCATGCTCGCCGCGGCCCACGGTGCACTGGGGCAGGGGCTGCTCCGCGTCACACGCGCCCAGGGCGGCCGCGCACCCGAGGACAAGAATCCACGAGAAGGCTTGAAGTGTCTTCATGGGGGGCTCCACTTAGAACGAGACGCGCGCGCCGAGCCGAATGCTGCGGGGCGGCTGGTAGGAGAGGGGTTTGCCGTAGTTGGGGTTGACGACCACGGTGCGGGACGTGTTGCCTCGGGGCATCAGGCTGGCCAGGTCATCCGCCGAGCCGCCCACGACGGCATCCACCGTGTCGGCCGTGTAGCGCTGATCCCGGCTGGTCACCGCCTGGAAGTTGAGCAGGTTGAAGACGTCCAGGCTCACGGTGGCCACCATGTCGCGGGTGAGGCGGTAGTTGACGGCCAGGCGCGTGTCGAAGGCGTGCACCCAAGGGAGGCGGCCTCCGCTGCCCCGCGGGAGGATGAAGGTGAAGTCCGGGCCATAGATGTAGTGGGCGCCCACCACGTTGAGGGGGGCCCCGGACGCGCCCCGGTAGGACAGGCCCAGGTTGATGCTGGCCGAGCCGGACAGGACGAGCTCCTTGGCCCCGTAGAACTTGAGCGAGTGGGTCCGGTCCAGGGGCAGCAGGCCCATGTGGTTTTCGGTCAGGGACACCAGGTCGAAGTCCGAGGTGACGTTGGGCGCCAACTGGAGGTTCTCCGGGCGGAACAGGCCGGAGTAGTTCCCGTACAGGCGCGACCAGGTGTAGTTGGCCTGGATGAGCCACAGGTTCGAGAAGGCCTTGTTGAAGAGCAGCGAGACGGCGTCGTAGTCGCGCACGGCGTTGGGGAAGTCGCTGGCGATGCCGCGGCCGGGGTTGCCGATGAAGTAGTTGGTGGCCTCGTTGCGGGACATGTCCTCGATGACGTCGTTCATGTTCCGGTGGGTGTAGGTGAGG encodes the following:
- a CDS encoding class II glutamine amidotransferase; this translates as MSAVLAVLTSDPNLLRCELHRLEGQVLLPGESRGNAAGVGSYADGEVLMRRFSSDEALTPESLAPPHESAVLLCHVGKLPLGGSPEENTQPFRARSWLFAHQGALEGFERLRASLLEALPEFLRRQVRGATDSEVVFAHFLKRLRETGRTEDPRLEAELAGALLAGAAQELDRAAAKAGAVHPSLLNLVATNGHVLLATRWGEAPLYYTRLEGTEHCEVCGLGPSTPETQPGVGAHRRRRAVVVASQVKRTAGWVELPQGTTLAVSGDLQVRHLPAP